Part of the Xenopus laevis strain J_2021 chromosome 2S, Xenopus_laevis_v10.1, whole genome shotgun sequence genome is shown below.
AGTGCAGAGACATAAACAACCACAAAGTATATGTTTATGCTGCACACAATGAGGATCAGGATGCCACCAGCAATCTTCCAGCCTCTACagtcaaaagaaaacaaaaggatTGGACATGACATCTATCCATCAAGAGCTTTTCTTGTGCTAGGTATGCATAAAGTCCTGTAACaacagaatatttttaaatacagagGTGTATTATCTCATTCGTTtaacctagggatgcaccgaattcaggattaggcctttttcaacaggattcggccgaatccttgtgcctggccgaacccgaatttgcatatgtaaattaggggcaggtaggaaatcacgttacttttcgtcacaaaacaataatttttcccactttttcctttcctgcccctaatttgcatatgcaaattaggattcggttcggtatttggccgaatcttttaccaaggattcggggattctgccgaatcccaaatagtggattcggtgcatccctagtttaaccAGTAATATGTCTTTTTTGACAATGCAAGTTAAGGTACTCTGCACCCTTTGTCATTGTGATATCAGTACTAACCCCCCTACCAGTTATGGAAAACAGAGTGACTTCAGTCTTGACAATAGAAATCACTGGGAAACTATGATATCATGATCAAGgggtgatccagggactagtccgattgccattttggagtcaggaaggaatatatttacctctctgaggcaaattggagagggttttttgccttcctctggatcaactggcagttaggcagattaaaaaagttaaaagattgaacttgatggacgtgtgtcttttttcaacctaacttactatgtaaggGGTGCAGGGGGCAGCACAATTGTCTTGTATGCCTAGATCAATTTAAAGCATATTTAaatacagtgcacatagaataaTGGTTACAGTGCTTCACTAATCGTATGTGCATGTGCCTTAAAGTTCTCTGTATTTCCCATACAAGATCCTTTTTGTAGGATGAGTGAACACGATTTAATGATAAGCTCCCGATTGAATGGGATTCCAGTTGACATGCTGGTAAATCTATACCCACTGGCTCTCCATGTGTCTATATATGGCTTAGCTTTTCTAAAGCAACCTGTAATACCATCGCTGCTTTCTAGACAACCTAAAGTGGTTTATACTTACAACCCGTTTGCAAACTCACTCATCACAGATGGAAGACTGGTAAATGTCAGGACTGGGATCAAAGCAAATGGAAGCTGAAATTTCAAATAAAATCTACATAAGCAAACAAAACCAAATAACATAGCCAAATAAACGATGCTCTTCCAACTATTTCAGCAGCATGCGTTCCACATAAAGCTCATCTTTACTGAAGTCCTATGCCAAATTGCACCCAAGGCATTTTGTGCAAAACTAGTtcccactttattattattattccttaacTGATTCTACTACTATATTACTATCTTATTATTAGTtcaataacatatataatatagaagTTGGGTTCACAAATATCTGAATTGTGAGCACTATATGGCTCCTGGTTCCAGATAATAGCTGTGCTGTTAGATGCTGGGGACTGCCACTCCCACTAAAAAATATCGGGAACCAAATTAATAACACAGTAGGAATAAGGAATTTCTCAGATTTACATGAAAATTCTTCAAGGTGGCTATCATCTAAGCTTGGCAGGTGGTGCAAAGGTTCTTTTGAAAGAAAAGAGACTTCAAGTCCCACAATCTATCACTTCAAGTGGAAGGAGAGGTTGAACAACCCTGTGAGCCTTAAAGGGGGTGGTAAATGGTTCCGACAAGTTAGGAGAAAACTATCATAGTTTCCTTataatctgtggaatcaggtatgtctgtgtaaaaaaataaaaaaatatacatttatatacagtatatatagatatatatatatatatatatacaatgtatataattgttcgtttatatatatctttttttcctgGAAGTTTAGATAgtgtttataaacttttttttttttttttttacataaggcCAACTGAATGAACTCATGTGAAAGGGGGTGTTTTTCCGTTAgtaattactttgtattttacagtgattttacagTGTGATGTCTTTAGGCATTCTGTCCATATCTCTGGAAGCCCAGCATGAAGGCTAATTAGAGCAAGATTTTGGTGAGCACAGACCCCATATACCAGGGACAAGCCCCATTTTAGGACCTTGGGCCCTGTGAAAAGCGTCCCAGTACAGAGTTCCTGTCTGCAGCTActggcttaaaggaccagtaacagcaacattttattttttttaattcattagcATACAACggaaaaaacacagacaaattaaattttgaaatcgcTAAGTTTACTGAAACTCTTacgatcctcttcagaaaaggtgtcagggcaacaatccatcgtgcggtgctcgattactccaccctggctatctcctataaggaaggcagggaggagaaatcgagcggcGCAAGATGGATcaccggatcgccttttctgaagaggagcacaagcgaagtttcagtaagttatttcttaataaagacttaacagtttcaaagtttaatttgtctgtttttttttctttgtatactaataaattttaaaaaaaatttgatgtttctGGTCCTATAAGAGTAGCCCAATTTTTTTGCTTCCCTCACAATACTGCTATGATGATGCTACTTTTTGCATTGACAACAGCAGCAATTTGACAGCGGTGAGagtgaggggcaaatttattaagggtagaattgaaaattcaaatttttttctatggtcaaaactgtcaaattcgactagggaaatatccaaactcaattcgaattagatttttgagatttagcaTACGCTGGCCCTTCaacaattcgccacctaaaacctgccgaattactttataagtcaatgggagtggtgcAGGGacaaatttggagttgtttgtagccttcctgacattcaagtttttacagagaaaagagtaGAATCGAGTTTGGTCAATTAGATTCGAGCTTTtgagtcggtaaaattagtccgagttttacatatttgattttattaataaaatagtcgACTATTCCGATTTtgagtaaaatctaattcatgtgagtttaagaaaattcacttgaattcaaaattcgacccttcataaatgtgcctctaagagtaccatttttattttcatttttttttaaaaaaacaattgtgcttttttttttatacctgattTCTGGATAATTCTTTATATGCCAGTAAAGGAAAGAAATATGGCAAATACTGGCAACTTTGTCACACGATAACTGAAGATCTCTCACCTGCAAACTTTGGAGCACATTTAGAAAATCATTCATTCCTGTAAGATGCTCAACATCTTGAAAAATGGCCACTAGGAGTGTGGGGGTAATAGCAATAGATCGGGTCAAGAAAACTCGTGCAAAGCGAGACCACTTCAAGTTcaaaaaaccctaaaatgaaaGAATGCTAATATGTAGTAATCTATACAACTGTGTGAcaacatttatacatatttttatatgtgtgacaTATATTTGTGTTTACAAAATTTGTGATAAATGAGACCATGAAGTGctgaaaataaataggaaatgatCCCCCAACAGCAAGCTAAAACTCTGCTGGTCTCTGTGCTAATCAGTCACCTACTTTTGAGtccctattaaaggagaatgtTGTTTTAAGAGCAACATGAAGACCATTATAACTTTTATTTAGACGTTCATCAACCAGTACTATTAGACTAATCAACTAGTGAAGGCTGATATTGCAAATTTACCAGTTTTTATCCACCTAAATTACCTGGATATAGATTATACAATGCTCAACTAATGCATAATCAGAACTCGTAGCCAATAATATTCCCAGTGCAAAGAGAAAGTGAGAGACATACCTCCATTACAAACTGCCCAGAGTATGTGCCAGTCATTGTGGAACTCTGTCCTGCTGCTAGAATGCCCACTGCCCAGATATAGAGAGCTGGAGCACCGAAAAAACATCCCAAAACCACACCctgcaagacaaaaaaaaaaagaaacaatacatGAGTATGAACAAACGTTAACCAATCCCCTACATTATACTTGTTCTTGGGTGCCAATATCCTACGCTGAATAAACTGCAAAGTAGTACTTGCAACAGGAGTCTGCACACTCGGTGGTACACATTTTCAATCCCCGAAGTTTGccaacacaaatttttagagacagtctctctctatatatatatatatatatatatatatatatatatatatatatatatatatatatatatatatatatatatatataattttaattttcgctGTTTGGTAAAAacctaaaagaaaaatacagtacatcttacaaatatataaaatcattagTATACGAATCAAAGACAACTGTGACCTTTGATACAAAACCCCCATAATCTGAAGAATGCGGTTTCACAAGTGTCACACTAGTGGGTATACCTGTATCTGTGGATGTTCACCACTGTAGCAGCTTAATGCACCAGATTAATCTAAATTCAAATCGAACTTAGGCAACTAAACTTTTctaaataaagttttatattttgcccatttatcaaaacttttAGGAACATTATTAATGATTGGACACATATACCTGTGGAAATTTGTCAAcatgtgtttgactgctttgagcagaATGTATTCTTCTTAAGGGAAGTTTACTAAAATCAACCTAAATAATATTGCTTAGTGTGTGAGAAGGATTCAgacatttgttttctttgctgGGATGAATAGTTCCTGTGCAGAGAATAAATTATCTGCAGAAACATTGTGAATGTGTGAATGGGCTGTAACGCTTAAGCTGCAGGAAAATTTACAgatactagggggccgattcactaagggtcgaatttcgaagttaaaaatacttcgaaattcgaccctcggattgaaatccttcgacttcgaatatcgaagtcgaaggatttagcgctaatcctgcgatcgatcgatcgaaggattttccgttcgatcgaacgattaaatccttcgaatcgaacgattcgaaggattttaatccaacgatcgaaggaaaatccttcgatcaaaaaatcacaggcaagcctatggggaccttccccataggctaacattgacttcggtagcttttagctgccgaagtagggggtcgaagttttttttaaaggggaagtacttcgactatcgaatggtcgaatagtcgaacgatttttcgttcgattcgttcgatttcgttcgaattcgaacgaatttaaccaattcgatggtcgaagtacccaaaaaatacttcgaaattcgaagtatttttcattcgaatccttcactcgagcttagtgaatcagcccctagatgTTGTACAGGTACTGCAAAATAGAGTTGGATGCTTTTTAGAAAATGAGAACATAGAAATTTACTGTACTGATACATACAGAATAATGGGACTGGTGCTACACCCATACCAGACTgaattccccctcccttctcagttaatttattttttcctttaactggATTAGCTAGGAGCGAAATAAGAATTACCTGCTAGACAGCTTCAAATGAGTTACCTTTGAAAATACTTACTCCTTTGAAAATGTCAACTTTCAGAGGGTCTGTGTTATTTGGAAATAAGTCACTTTGAGGGCTACTCGTATTAAGGCACTCATAAAACtgtaaatagaaagaaagaacatGGTAAGTGACAAGATAGGTGCAAAAGAGCACCGCAAATAAATACTGCATCTTTAGCACACTTTATTACTAACATCTGCATAATGCTAACTAACCTCAGCCCGAAACGCAGAGTTGCAGCAATGATGGAAACCACTCACAAAAATAGTATTTCTGAATGACTAACCGCTGAAATGATAGTCCAGGGAAGCATCCATATTTACCTGATTGTGTAGGTTGTGCATTTAAAGCTACAAGTATTCAAAAACCGTTTATGTTTTGAAATGAATAAATATTCCATTGTGTCAGAGAAAGCTATTTGCCCAAAGCCTGGGCTGAAAACTCAGCTAACACTGCAAGTAAAACATTGTAATTATACATTTGCATTCAGTCCACGCTGGATAAAATCATTGAGTAGAGGTCAGGACTTACCACTTCTTGGTTCGTCTTTCCATAAAAGGCTTCAGCAAACACAGCAACCACAAAAACGTTGATGAGGaaggaaataaataaagcaatgctTGATTCAATGAAATAGTATTTATTGGCCTCTCGGATTTCTTTCTTGTTTGAACGATTTATGTCCCTGGACTGAACAAAATAAGTAACATTAGTTAGAAAGAGACCTTACACATGACAAGCAAAATACACTTAATCCACGGCCCTGTTCACAGTTCAAGAACAGGGCGAGTTCCTATTCCACTGTATCCAGACTGTCAAAACTTCCTGACCCAAATATACAACCATACACTTGCGTATATTCCCCTGTATTGATGGATATGCTTTCTGTAGCTACAACTGGCTCAGCTAAAAGTCTTGACAACTCATAAGATGTGGAAAATTGTATTGCAGCAAGAGTTCACACCACTGGCTAGTGTGCTTAAAATAACTAGAAGTTCCCTGTCAAGTCATTGACTTTTTAAAGACAAATAGaaacagtggtgcttgaaagtttgttaaaatgttatatgaatgtgacctaaaacatcatctgaatttcaaacaagtcctaataGTGCATGAAGAAACCCTACTTAAACAAATAAAActaatttattatatttggtaatgtatttattgaaaaaaaattatccaataacatatctgtgtgtggcaaaagtataATCGAATCCTTAGGATTATTAAatcatttgaaggtgaaatcagagtcaCTCGGATGACAGTCAGGTGTGAGTAATAGAACGTGTTTAATTTAAAGAACGGGGGATCCAGTAAAGCCTGATCAaccatacaacacatttgtggatgtgtatcatggctcgAACAATGgaggtgtctgaggacctcagaGTTGGTGATAcccataaagctggaaatggtTACAAGactctaaagagtttggacttcAATAATCAGcagtcagacagattgtgtacaaatggaggaaattcaagaccaTTGTTACCCTACCCAGTAGTGGgcgatagggatgggcgaattttttttccttgtttagtatggcggcgtgcgtctaagaagaaaaaaaaaagacgtgcgacaaaaaaaacttcggcatgcggcaaaatatttttgacacccatagactttaatgggcgtcggcgacatttctccggtggcaaatttttggcgaaacgaaacgggttaAATTCCCTAGTGGtcgaccatcaaagataactACAACTGCAAGCTGGCTAATAGTCCAGAagttacaaaggaacccagggtcAATGTTAAGCAACTGTAGGCCTGTCTCACATCGGCACATGTTGACCCTCAGGCGATCACTAAAAAGCAATTGTGTGTATGGCAGGATAGCAAGtagaaagccactgctctcctcaaaaaatattgctgaccatctagagcagtgatccccaaccagtagctcgtgagcaacatgttgctctccaaccccttggatgttgctctcagtggcctcaaagcaggagcttatttttgaattccaggcttggaggcaagttttatttgcataaaaaccatgtgcactgccaaacagagcctcaatgtaggttgacaatccacataggagctaccaaatggccaagcACAGCACTTACttagcaccccaggaacatttttcatgctagcgttgctcctcaactcctttaacttctctaTGTTGCTGAcatgttcaaaaggttggggatccctgatctagagttTGCTAAAGCTCATGTgaacaaaccagaaggataccggaagaatgttttgtggatggTTGAAGCCAAAAcagaactttttggcttaaatgtggagtgttacatttggagaaagaaaaatactACATTCCAACATAAGAAACTTATCTCATCTATGATGTTcatggtggtgggagtgttctggttCTGAAtgttctgaactataccagagaattctaaagaaAAATGTTAAGACATTTGTCCATGAATGGCTAaggaaaaataaagtgaatgttctggaatggccataaTCCAACTGAAATGTTGTAAAGAGACCTAAAGTGAGCAGTTCATGTGAGGAAACACACCAATATCCAAGAGCTCAAGCTGTTCTGTATGGggaatgggctaaaattcctCCAAGCCGTTGTGCAGGAGATCACACTGAAAACTGAGGGAAAGTAAGTGAACATCAATTcatttacttttgccacacacagaaatgtttagataatttttttaaatacatgaccaaatataatacattttgtttcatttgtttaactaggttatTTTATCTACTTTTAGCTTACCAGCTTCTGCTCaaacgctgctgctgctgctacaaaAATCTATTGGAATGGAATCTACTGAAAAACGTTTTTGCAGTCCACATCGTAGCATTTGCAAAGTAAGTGTATTTCAGAATATCCCAAATTAAAATGCACAGTAGCTACAAGATGAATAATTCTTTGACTACTCCTATGCATGAAAAAATGTCTATAAGGGTATGGGGAGACTGAGCTGAATCGTGTGAATAATTTAGCACCAGTTTCTAGGCTCTTCTTAAAGGCGCAATATTgatcaacatgagtgcaatgaatagggcttgtgctgaaaataGTTTCTGCATTTGTTAaattccccccaaaaaatctgttttattaaaaaaaaaaaaatcaatgttgtGTTATTCCTTGAGCTAAGCAGGGCAAACAAGGATACTGCAGCTACTCCATGTctggtccttgcgaggtagataattagaacAACCAACTCCATTGCTCCTTTGCTGAAACTGTTTTGTTAGACAAAGTCCATTACACAGGGAGATTATCTGTTCATCATAAACAATTtccttgtttgccctgtttagctcataaataacaaaaacccggacagtttgtgattaaaacaacaggAAAAACTATGTTCAGCAGAAGCCCTACTTATTGCATGCATGTTGAATGGAGGGGGTTAATATATAATGCACCTTCAACTATCATTTACAAATCTCACCATACCTATATCAATACATATATAGGAAAAACCATGACTTCTATATAACATGCTGGGGCCCTCTGAATATTGTAAAgtgtttattgtgccaacaaaccaGCCAACATTTCAGGGCACTAGCcctctttaaaaacttgaaaaaacctTTATGTACCCATATATTACATTTCCCAAAATTGACAACATCTTTTCGCTGTCCCATACAGGCAAGCAGTGTCTTATTTCCtggatttttttactgtgtaAATACAGAAGAAATGCACTTTTACTTTTACCTTAACCAAAGCCGAATGCAGATACATGTTGTGTGGCATGATTACAGCTCCCACAATGCCCACAGCCTGCTCCAGCTGAGGGGACCCACAGCCTTTACAGTACGGAAAGAACATGCCTTTAAGAAGCTCCCCTTGGTTAGGACTAACTCGGACATACTGAAAGAAAGATAAGAAAACTTGTTGATTTCACAACCGTAGGCATGAACACTTGGAATAATGAGAGGTGCATTCATGAGCTGCATAAAACATAAAGTGATCTTAAATGGTAATGAAGGAGAGTTACATTaagctacatttttttcttaccaaacacattaaaaccaacttcgaaaagttgcttatagtaagcataatgtaattttttgggtttacatcacCTGAGTTATGAAACGGAATAAATAGGCAAATAAAAGCCAAACATAAAAACTACTATTAGCAACATTTAGAATTTGAGACTCTGAGCATATCTGAGATAAGACTATTATATGTCCCacctctaagggtaaggtcacacggggagattcagtcgcctgtgactaatcgcctcttcttctgggcgacaatctccccaaattgctttcccatgccttcccgctggctataatgaaaaatcaccagcgggatggcactcacggcgctttgttttccaaagtcgcccgaagtttccttgtgaggaaacttcctgccatcctgctggcattttttcagaagaagaggcgattagtcgccatgtgactaaatctccccgtgtgaccttaccctaaggacCACAAACATGGCTGTAGCAATAAAATTGCAGTGTGATATAGTATGACCCTAAATATATTGACAGATACTGCAGTCATCATCTCTGTCCACCATTACATACAATTTAAATATAACCTAACCTAGCTCGGAAGGATTTACACCTAAATTGGGAAATATTACAGAATGTATTTTTCCCGTACAATATTTTTGACCCTGAGCTGTTCAGTACAAATCtcttataaaaaaatacaaatggcgTACCTCATAACCGAATGTAACTGCCATAATTGTAATAAGGAACCCAAAAAATGCTTCCAGTTTCCGCAGACCTGCAAGATAATGGAATATTGCGTGAAATGGTTGCTTCACAACCCATGATGATAAGTTGCTGCACTTTTTCCTGAATATGATAAAACCAGTGAATGCAGGAGGTGTAGGAGTTTCAGGACTGGTGCCAGGTAACAGGCAGTTAGCAGGGGTGGCCATGGCCTGGCAAGAACTGGGCCCAACAGGATTTTTCCCATTATACTAGTGGGCCAGTCAGACCATGATTCAAGTGTCCACTAGAGATATCTCACTAAAAACTTTTCTGCTTTAAcaagatttgttaaaaaaaacgttAAATATCATGCTTATATTTTATACTGATATTAAATGGCATACTCTACTGGTGTATAAAGACCctaaactggcagttagacaggttaaaaaaagttaaaaggttgaacttgatggacatgtgtctttttttaacctaatttactatgttacattaCAAATGTGTATCCTATATTCCATCACTGCTATCGCTACAAGATATACAGTAACAAGAAAACCTCTATGTGTTTATAAGTAACTGGGAGAAAATTATGAACAGAAATTTTCCCAAATGAAAACATCCATTTCCCAattcaccctttcataaatatatGCTTTGTTTCTCTTAAATGAAATCTGCAAATAGAACAGATTCCTTCTTACCGTACTTGTCCAGGAAAAGGAAGAAAAACGTATCAATAATTGTTATCAACACTCCTCCCCATAACGGTATtctataaagagaaaataaagatcAAAATAAAAGATCAAAGTACATATTCTAAGTAAAAGGAAATAACTGACACAAAGACTGTTAGTAATGGATCACTTTTGATATGGAAACATGCTGTCTTTTACCTTAGCATAACAGTAAACATGGCATTTTGGACTGGGTGATTTGCATCTGTTCTGTGAGCCCTTTAGTCCACAATTAAGTTtctcatcatg
Proteins encoded:
- the slc11a2.S gene encoding natural resistance-associated macrophage protein 2 isoform X1, with product MYTEKSVSPWEGEDLPGERRPKHNVSDDSPEPMVEAEPFTTYFDEKIPIPEDETHSWFSFRKLWAFTGPGFLMSIAYLDPGNIESDLQSGSVAGFKLLWVLLTATIIGLLLQRLAARLGVVTGLHLAEMCNRQYPKVPRIILWLMVELAIIGSDMQEVIGSAIALNLLSAGVIPLWGGVLITIIDTFFFLFLDKYGLRKLEAFFGFLITIMAVTFGYEYVRVSPNQGELLKGMFFPYCKGCGSPQLEQAVGIVGAVIMPHNMYLHSALVKSRDINRSNKKEIREANKYYFIESSIALFISFLINVFVVAVFAEAFYGKTNQEVFYECLNTSSPQSDLFPNNTDPLKVDIFKGGVVLGCFFGAPALYIWAVGILAAGQSSTMTGTYSGQFVMEGFLNLKWSRFARVFLTRSIAITPTLLVAIFQDVEHLTGMNDFLNVLQSLQLPFALIPVLTFTSLPSVMSEFANGLGWKIAGGILILIVCSINIYFVVVYVSALGHIAYYVGAAVLSVAYLCFVAYLTWLCLVALGLSFLQCGRTYNLGLTGCPELFLLHNMENENSASPR
- the slc11a2.S gene encoding natural resistance-associated macrophage protein 2 isoform X2 — encoded protein: MSDPNYQQLDEDLPGERRPKHNVSDDSPEPMVEAEPFTTYFDEKIPIPEDETHSWFSFRKLWAFTGPGFLMSIAYLDPGNIESDLQSGSVAGFKLLWVLLTATIIGLLLQRLAARLGVVTGLHLAEMCNRQYPKVPRIILWLMVELAIIGSDMQEVIGSAIALNLLSAGVIPLWGGVLITIIDTFFFLFLDKYGLRKLEAFFGFLITIMAVTFGYEYVRVSPNQGELLKGMFFPYCKGCGSPQLEQAVGIVGAVIMPHNMYLHSALVKSRDINRSNKKEIREANKYYFIESSIALFISFLINVFVVAVFAEAFYGKTNQEVFYECLNTSSPQSDLFPNNTDPLKVDIFKGGVVLGCFFGAPALYIWAVGILAAGQSSTMTGTYSGQFVMEGFLNLKWSRFARVFLTRSIAITPTLLVAIFQDVEHLTGMNDFLNVLQSLQLPFALIPVLTFTSLPSVMSEFANGLGWKIAGGILILIVCSINIYFVVVYVSALGHIAYYVGAAVLSVAYLCFVAYLTWLCLVALGLSFLQCGRTYNLGLTGCPELFLLHNMENENSASPR
- the slc11a2.S gene encoding natural resistance-associated macrophage protein 2 isoform X3; this translates as MSDPNYQQLDDLPGERRPKHNVSDDSPEPMVEAEPFTTYFDEKIPIPEDETHSWFSFRKLWAFTGPGFLMSIAYLDPGNIESDLQSGSVAGFKLLWVLLTATIIGLLLQRLAARLGVVTGLHLAEMCNRQYPKVPRIILWLMVELAIIGSDMQEVIGSAIALNLLSAGVIPLWGGVLITIIDTFFFLFLDKYGLRKLEAFFGFLITIMAVTFGYEYVRVSPNQGELLKGMFFPYCKGCGSPQLEQAVGIVGAVIMPHNMYLHSALVKSRDINRSNKKEIREANKYYFIESSIALFISFLINVFVVAVFAEAFYGKTNQEVFYECLNTSSPQSDLFPNNTDPLKVDIFKGGVVLGCFFGAPALYIWAVGILAAGQSSTMTGTYSGQFVMEGFLNLKWSRFARVFLTRSIAITPTLLVAIFQDVEHLTGMNDFLNVLQSLQLPFALIPVLTFTSLPSVMSEFANGLGWKIAGGILILIVCSINIYFVVVYVSALGHIAYYVGAAVLSVAYLCFVAYLTWLCLVALGLSFLQCGRTYNLGLTGCPELFLLHNMENENSASPR